A window of Phragmites australis chromosome 15, lpPhrAust1.1, whole genome shotgun sequence genomic DNA:
TCAGAAATCCCCCACAACCATATCAGCCCTGAAGTTTCATCAAAGAGACAAACCAATTATAATTAACCTTCAAATAATTATAATCAAAATAAGAAGCTTACCAACAAGGTTTCCTATTTAATTTTATACTTGAGAAATTATCATTAGTTACAAGCAATAAAACGGCTAGACACCCAATAGTTTTAATCTTGTGGACAAACACAGCTTGAATTTAAACTATTTATAGCTGAAAATAATTGGACGAGCAAATATTACAAAGGGAATCACCATGTGTTCGGGAAATCTATTTAGAAGTGAAGTAAAACAATAGATTCATTCAGCACATTCCCCTTACATGCCATGTCATATAAATGGCAGAGCATCTATTTGGCCAAGTATAGAAACTGCTTAATCAATAGAGTTCACTATTTCTTGTCACAGAATATTCAGGGTCAAAAATTAAAAGGAGACACCTTTTCAAGAAGTGGCATTCCTCTGATGCCAAACAGCTGACACCTATGCATTATCAAGGCACGTGCAGCAGGTACCCCCCAACATAATATTTTGTGTATAATTCTACCACCGTTTTGGTCTATTCTATATGCATAGCTAGAAAATCCGGAAATTTCCAAACTCATGAAACTAGATTAAAATATACAATTCTAAGGCTTACCACCCTACCCCCAACTCTGAAGTTTTGAGTGCTCCACTACTGAAGCATGATACATAAATTTGTAGTTCAAGTTATGCACATTGCTACATAGTGAAATTATTTGACGTTTTGTGATGGACAATAAAAATCACCACTCTTGAATACATTAACACAACTACTTACCAATGTTCCTAGTACAGTTTGAACTATGGAGTGCAAATAGCCATCAAAGCCCCATAAGACCTGCCATCACCCATGTGATTCCTTTTGTTAAAACAGTACAGAATGATGATATGTTGGAAATGCTAAAACATTATACCATTTGTTGGATGCGCAACTGCTCTTGCTTGTGTTGTATGGTCAGGATGTTGGTTGCCTACAAAGGAGATCGCTTGACTACTTGAAGCAACAGTATGATTTCCCATCTCAGGATAGCCTATCTGTAGCATATCATCACGATGTTTCAGAAGAACACTTGATTGACTTTCAATGTATGACATTGCCTCCTCAGATTTGGCAGCTCTTGAAGCAATCAAGCTAGCCAACCGGCACATGTTACTGAATCGggcctctgaggctgaccgcaTGACACTACCAGATCCAGAGGTAGGTTCTTCTCCAATTTGAACAGAACGGGCATCTTTtctccatcttttcaaaatatATGTTTCTGGGAGCTCTTTGATATTCTTGAGATCAAGTACCTTCAGTACATGACAGCATTGAATTCCAACAGCTTCAAACTTCTTGCAGCTGCAAGTGGCTGATCCATCTAGTGCATCAAATTTAACAAAATTCTCTGATGGTTTCTCATCAAGCACAATTTTGTACTCTGAGACTGTGCCAATCACACCACAGGGGAAGGACATGCAATTCATGTAAGCCTCAAACTCACCCTGGAACATCTTGAAAGCTTCAGGTGTATAAGCATTTGATGCTTGTTTTAGCATTCGCAACGACGGGATAGGCAAAGTCACTTGGCTGCCATCAACATCTGTGTGCAATTTCTTTGATCGGTGCTCTTCCAGAATGGTTTCATAACGCCTGAAGAACTGCAGAATATCTTCTTGCTCACTGAGCTCTCGTTTCagttcattaatcatgttttCCTTCCGAAGAGTGGTGAGTATATCAGCAGAAAACATAGTTCTCTGATAAGCCAAAGCCCATTTTTCTTTCTCCAGGAAAAGTCTGTTGAGCCACTCACTCTCACCGGCGTCATGTTTCTCAAATAGCTTTTCCCATGATGACAAGAACTCCATCTCATCTTCACAGTCAAAGAGACAATGGCTCAAAGCATTGCCGAAACTCTTTGTGCTTTCAAACACCTGCTTCAAGTGTCTCTTTGAATTATGGTAGATATGCCACACGCTTGTGCAATGGTTGCTTCCAGGCCACACCTCTGCTGCAGCAATAGCACACTCAGGACGCTCATCAATCAAAATAGTCTGTGGCTGCCTAGCACGCATGGCATCAGCAAACACCTCAAATACCCATTTCAATGACTGAATACTCTCATCATAGAGCAGTGCTGCACCAAATACAAGCAACTGCTTGTGGTTGTCAACACCAACAAACAATGCAAACGGCCGTCCATACCCATTTAGACCATATGTCGTATCAAATAGAACAACATCACCAAAGGTCCTGAAGTCAATTATTGATTTCGCATCAGCCCAGAAGAAATTTACAGCTGATTTTCCATCAGGCCCCACTCCTACTGCATAATAAACTGAAGGATTCTCTACCTGCAACTCCTCCAAGTATTGCAATGCCGCGCCAGCATCCCCAAGCTGCACACCCTTCCCTTGCTTCCTTCGATGCAGTTCTCCTGCCCCAAGCTCATGTGCCCGAGCCCTCATCTTATGTGACCGCAGCTTATGCACGCTCTCTGGATTGACGAGTGAGTGATTATGCTCTGGGAAGAACTTCGCCACGCGGTATGTCCGACACGGGGTGATCTTGATCACCATTCTCGCCTGGCATCCTGTCCGTGTTGGTGGTGGACCCGGTCTAGGTGTGCCTGCCGACCCTACACCACCATTTGCACTGACTGTGGCTAGGCCCTCTTGCTTGGCACGGTCGCTGACGCCTTCGCGGGAACAAACGAAGATTCGCGACACTATCACCCCACGCTTGCGCTTCTTGTACGAGCGGCGAACACTGAAGCCCACATGCTCAGCATACCGGTTGTAGAAGACATATGCATCTTCCTCGGACTCAAAGTGCATGTCAGGGTGCGGGCCATCCCTCGGGTCCGGCAAGCTTGCCGCAGCGGCAATGCTGTGGTGTGACGAGCTCGGTGGCAGCAGCGCCAGAGAGACGGCAGGCGCGGCAGAGGCGAGTGGGTGGTTGTGCTCGGCGACTAAGTCAGTGACGCGGAAGGCGTTGGCGGAAGGGATGAGCTTAATGGTGAGGGACGCCAGGCAGCCGGTGCGTGAGTCCGGGCAccgaggcggcgccggcgacgacgaggacgcaGCGGCTGCGGCGGTCTCGTCCTGGGGCTTCTTGGGTTCCTGGCGGAATCCCTGCTTGGAGCAGACAAAGAGGCGGCGGGTGACGGTGTGCCGTGAgttcttggacttgttggaCTTGCGGACGACGAATCCGAGGCGGGCGGCGTAGGCCTTGTAGAACTCGTACGCGTCGTCCTCCGTCTCGAAGTACATGCCCACGCGCGGGGAGGTGGgggcgtcgccgtcgccgtcgtcatCACCAGCGGCGGAGGTCGAGGTAGTCTGGGTGAGGTTGGTGGCGGTGGGGTCGGCGGcgccagaggaggaggagccggatGAGGTGGGGGACGCCGGCAAGGACTCGCCGGAGAGGTGGGAAGGGTCCGAGGCGGCGGACATTAGGGTTTGCGCCAGGGTTTGGAGGAAGGAAGAGggggacgaggaggaagaaggggaccAAGGGGTTGGAGGGATCGGCTGCGGAGGCGGCGGGTGTGGGTCGATGTGTGCGGCTGAGCCTCCCTCGATGGGGCAGGAGCTGTGCGGCGACGGGTTGGTCATGGCCGAGTCCTTCGGAGCATTTCCAAATGGTTCTCTAACCTTTTAAGAgggagtgaaaaaaaaaaactagaatctatcaaattttaaaatagtaaaaaatagtaTTTGTTTGTCAACTTCTAAATTTGATGGAAGagcgtgaaaaaaaaaataccaatcTGCTTATTAGACATTAGAGTTGAGAAGtcgaaaaagagaaa
This region includes:
- the LOC133892433 gene encoding protein FAR1-RELATED SEQUENCE 5-like, encoding MTNPSPHSSCPIEGGSAAHIDPHPPPPQPIPPTPWSPSSSSSPSSFLQTLAQTLMSAASDPSHLSGESLPASPTSSGSSSSGAADPTATNLTQTTSTSAAGDDDGDGDAPTSPRVGMYFETEDDAYEFYKAYAARLGFVVRKSNKSKNSRHTVTRRLFVCSKQGFRQEPKKPQDETAAAAASSSSPAPPRCPDSRTGCLASLTIKLIPSANAFRVTDLVAEHNHPLASAAPAVSLALLPPSSSHHSIAAAASLPDPRDGPHPDMHFESEEDAYVFYNRYAEHVGFSVRRSYKKRKRGVIVSRIFVCSREGVSDRAKQEGLATVSANGGVGSAGTPRPGPPPTRTGCQARMVIKITPCRTYRVAKFFPEHNHSLVNPESVHKLRSHKMRARAHELGAGELHRRKQGKGVQLGDAGAALQYLEELQVENPSVYYAVGVGPDGKSAVNFFWADAKSIIDFRTFGDVVLFDTTYGLNGYGRPFALFVGVDNHKQLLVFGAALLYDESIQSLKWVFEVFADAMRARQPQTILIDERPECAIAAAEVWPGSNHCTSVWHIYHNSKRHLKQVFESTKSFGNALSHCLFDCEDEMEFLSSWEKLFEKHDAGESEWLNRLFLEKEKWALAYQRTMFSADILTTLRKENMINELKRELSEQEDILQFFRRYETILEEHRSKKLHTDVDGSQVTLPIPSLRMLKQASNAYTPEAFKMFQGEFEAYMNCMSFPCGVIGTVSEYKIVLDEKPSENFVKFDALDGSATCSCKKFEAVGIQCCHVLKVLDLKNIKELPETYILKRWRKDARSVQIGEEPTSGSGSVMRSASEARFSNMCRLASLIASRAAKSEEAMSYIESQSSVLLKHRDDMLQIGYPEMGNHTVASSSQAISFVGNQHPDHTTQARAVAHPTNGLMGL